The following are from one region of the Ruficoccus sp. ZRK36 genome:
- a CDS encoding ribose-phosphate pyrophosphokinase: MREQGLKVFTGNANPELAREICAFMNIPLGRATVKRFPDGETFVRIDENVRGQDVFIIQPTCPPANDHIMELLIMIDAARRASASRITAVLPFYGYARQDRKDQPRVPITAKLVANLLVASGANRVLTMDLHAQQIQGFFDIPVDHLYASPVFSDYLTQLKLESDLVVYSPDVGGMKMAAAYADILKCPLGFVAKKRTSATEVEAFNLVGDVADKDILLVDDMTETAGTLTAAANLLKLNGARSVRAAVSHGVLNEIGYDRLRNGPIDELITTNTTPVEARGLPITVLSVNEILGKAIMHIHSNESVTGLFDIKGF; this comes from the coding sequence ATGAGAGAGCAGGGACTAAAAGTCTTCACCGGCAATGCGAACCCTGAACTGGCGCGGGAAATCTGCGCGTTCATGAATATCCCCTTGGGGCGCGCGACAGTTAAGCGCTTCCCGGACGGGGAGACCTTCGTTCGCATCGACGAAAATGTCCGCGGTCAGGATGTGTTTATCATCCAGCCCACGTGCCCGCCGGCTAACGACCATATTATGGAGCTGCTCATCATGATTGATGCAGCCCGGCGTGCATCGGCCAGCCGCATCACCGCGGTGTTGCCGTTTTACGGCTATGCCCGGCAGGACCGCAAGGACCAGCCGCGCGTGCCGATCACGGCCAAGCTCGTGGCAAACCTCCTGGTCGCTTCCGGTGCCAATCGCGTGCTGACCATGGACCTGCACGCCCAGCAGATTCAGGGCTTCTTTGATATCCCGGTCGATCATCTCTATGCTTCGCCGGTGTTCTCCGACTATCTCACGCAGCTTAAGCTCGAGAGTGACCTCGTCGTGTACTCGCCCGACGTTGGCGGGATGAAGATGGCTGCTGCCTACGCTGATATCCTCAAGTGCCCGCTCGGCTTTGTGGCGAAAAAGCGCACCAGCGCGACCGAGGTCGAGGCCTTCAACCTGGTGGGTGATGTCGCCGACAAGGACATCCTCCTCGTCGATGACATGACCGAAACCGCCGGTACGCTCACGGCCGCTGCCAATCTGCTCAAGCTCAATGGCGCTCGCTCGGTGCGTGCTGCTGTCAGCCACGGTGTCCTCAACGAGATTGGCTACGACCGCCTCCGCAACGGCCCGATTGACGAGCTGATCACGACCAACACCACTCCGGTTGAGGCTCGTGGCCTGCCGATCACCGTGCTCAGCGTGAATGAGATCC
- the lpxD gene encoding UDP-3-O-(3-hydroxymyristoyl)glucosamine N-acyltransferase encodes MNISFLLEDITRILQDGVVEGSLDQPITGIASLAQAQPGDLAFLGNRKYTPDVKTCRASVILLFHDYEGAPAPGQAFVRLENPSLGLARLCGAIEAMLWPKPQPGVHATAVIDESAEVDPTAWVGPYCVVGAGAKIGPGSNLESLVTVGREASVGAQCRISAHVSIGDYCEVGDRVRLHPGVVIGSDGFGFETNSGVHEKVPQIGNVVIENDVEIGANTTIDRARFSSTRIGEGSKLDNLVQIAHNVVIGKGCLIVAQAGISGSTTMEDFVIVAGQAGITGHLTLAKGSVIGAQAGLHSDTQPGAYYRGSPANTAALQHRIDILSKRLPELFKRVASLEKMTAG; translated from the coding sequence ATGAACATATCCTTCCTCCTGGAGGACATTACCCGCATTTTGCAGGATGGGGTGGTCGAGGGATCGCTCGATCAGCCCATCACCGGTATCGCCTCCCTGGCGCAGGCCCAGCCGGGTGATCTCGCTTTCCTCGGGAACCGTAAGTATACCCCTGACGTCAAAACTTGCCGCGCCTCGGTCATCCTGCTTTTTCATGACTACGAGGGGGCTCCTGCTCCCGGCCAGGCCTTTGTCCGCCTCGAGAATCCGTCTCTCGGGCTCGCTCGCCTTTGCGGTGCGATCGAGGCCATGCTCTGGCCCAAGCCTCAGCCGGGCGTTCACGCCACTGCCGTGATCGACGAGAGTGCGGAGGTTGACCCGACCGCATGGGTCGGCCCGTATTGTGTCGTCGGCGCAGGCGCGAAGATCGGCCCTGGCTCCAACCTGGAGTCGCTTGTCACTGTTGGCCGTGAGGCATCGGTGGGGGCGCAGTGCCGTATTTCCGCCCACGTATCGATTGGCGATTACTGCGAGGTCGGCGACCGCGTGCGCCTGCATCCGGGTGTTGTTATCGGGTCGGACGGTTTTGGCTTTGAGACGAACTCGGGAGTCCACGAGAAGGTGCCCCAGATTGGTAACGTCGTCATCGAGAACGATGTCGAGATCGGTGCAAACACTACCATCGACCGCGCACGCTTCAGCAGCACCCGTATTGGGGAGGGCAGCAAACTGGACAACCTCGTCCAGATCGCCCACAACGTCGTCATCGGCAAGGGCTGCCTCATCGTTGCCCAGGCGGGTATCTCCGGCAGCACGACGATGGAGGACTTTGTCATCGTGGCCGGGCAGGCCGGGATTACTGGCCATCTGACGCTGGCCAAGGGCAGTGTGATCGGCGCCCAGGCGGGTCTGCACAGCGATACACAGCCCGGTGCATACTATCGCGGCTCGCCCGCGAACACCGCCGCGCTCCAGCACCGTATCGATATTTTGAGCAAACGTTTGCCTGAATTGTTTAAAAGGGTTGCCTCTTTGGAGAAGATGACGGCAGGATGA
- a CDS encoding OmpH family outer membrane protein: MTKKFLLTFLAAFLMVGALQAQKTPMVVTVNMGELYKNYWKAQEADEKFQSSVENAQQEIQAMIEEGMGMANQLQDIQSKMNNPALTEAAREKFNAEAQEKAQAIREKEAEVNRYRQNTEKTLQQRRQSIVELHVTEIREEVIEVAKQKGADLVLNSAGMAVVYFDESFDITQEVLNKLNAEKDTASAAGPASQN, translated from the coding sequence ATGACTAAGAAATTCTTACTCACCTTCCTGGCCGCATTTTTGATGGTCGGCGCTCTGCAAGCCCAAAAGACCCCGATGGTCGTCACCGTGAACATGGGCGAACTTTACAAAAACTACTGGAAAGCTCAGGAAGCTGACGAAAAGTTCCAGAGCTCGGTGGAAAACGCCCAGCAGGAGATCCAGGCCATGATCGAAGAAGGCATGGGCATGGCTAACCAGCTCCAGGACATCCAGAGCAAAATGAACAACCCGGCCCTGACTGAGGCAGCCCGTGAGAAGTTCAATGCTGAGGCACAGGAAAAGGCTCAGGCCATCCGTGAAAAGGAAGCCGAAGTCAACCGCTACCGCCAGAACACCGAAAAGACCCTCCAGCAGCGCCGTCAGAGCATCGTTGAGCTGCACGTCACTGAAATCCGTGAAGAAGTGATCGAAGTGGCCAAGCAAAAGGGAGCTGACCTCGTGCTCAATAGCGCCGGTATGGCTGTCGTTTATTTCGACGAGTCCTTTGACATCACTCAGGAAGTCCTGAACAAGCTTAATGCTGAGAAGGATACTGCATCGGCTGCTGGCCCTGCTTCTCAGAACTAA
- the bamA gene encoding outer membrane protein assembly factor BamA gives MKIHRDTLLRLRYFLVLTLLISVFAPSPARAQLAPDADPVVGDIEVIFEGVKTVSVENIMAHVRLRVGETFSQNLVDQSIRALYQTGNFEFIEVRRQMMANERISVTFIVVPKYRISQILYEGNDGESDSDLQDEIESQVGLPLDEVQVKRDATKLYRYYQKQGYTNAKVSYEIERNDQLGTGVVVFDIDEGQRLAINNIEFVGNDHVESSDLTSQMETSEYIWLISWIMGTGRLQEEIFQDDLEKLRTYYKDQGYLDVEIPESEVVLEYPDEGELNVVIHIHEGRRYYIGDINIEGNTLFPTDELLRAIRLRTGDPFSPSQIDLTIENLKDYYGQVGYLDTFVRVERYPNIEGGTIDLKFIVTEGEKFFVESINLQGNTKTRSRVIVRELALAPGDTFDLVRMKSSQARLENTRFFDEVRLSPEATNIPGRRNLRITVKEGQTGNLTFGAGFSSVESIVGFVELSQSNFDIFSPGSWFQGGGQKFRLRISLGSQSNQVLLAFEEPWLWERELAGGFELYRTESNYLSVNYNELRMGATFYLRKRLFELVEGKLSYTVEDVNIKDVSTGAPLDVQQQAGNTSVSKIGFELLRDTRNNLIFPDRGTRLESLTEFAGGPLGGQTDYVRQTLSGAMWIKTFDWANQVISFRGRTGTVIPYDNNVVPFFDQYYLGGPYSLRGFQFRDVGPKQTDKSKPGYGETLGGNTMAFASIEYTFQILEPLRFALFYDWGYVNSGDLNWDPSAYNDDYGFGFRILLMGAPLNIDFGFPLTSDEFNDDGMQFNFSFGTVF, from the coding sequence TTGAAAATTCACAGAGACACTCTGCTTAGGCTACGCTACTTTCTCGTCCTCACACTATTAATTTCTGTATTCGCCCCCAGCCCGGCACGGGCCCAGCTGGCTCCCGATGCGGATCCGGTAGTGGGGGATATCGAGGTTATATTCGAGGGCGTTAAGACCGTCAGCGTTGAAAACATCATGGCCCACGTGCGGCTGCGGGTCGGGGAGACCTTCAGTCAAAATCTGGTGGACCAGTCGATCCGGGCCCTTTACCAGACCGGGAATTTCGAGTTTATCGAAGTGCGCCGCCAGATGATGGCTAATGAGCGCATCTCCGTGACCTTTATTGTCGTCCCGAAGTACCGTATCTCGCAGATCCTCTATGAGGGTAACGACGGGGAGTCCGATAGCGACCTGCAGGACGAGATCGAGAGCCAGGTGGGCCTGCCGCTGGACGAGGTGCAGGTCAAGCGCGACGCGACCAAGCTTTACCGCTACTACCAGAAGCAGGGCTATACCAACGCCAAGGTCTCCTACGAGATCGAGCGTAACGACCAGCTCGGCACCGGGGTGGTCGTATTCGATATCGATGAGGGCCAGCGCCTGGCTATCAACAACATCGAGTTCGTCGGCAACGATCATGTCGAGTCCAGCGATCTGACGAGCCAGATGGAGACCAGCGAGTACATTTGGCTGATTTCCTGGATCATGGGCACCGGTCGTTTGCAGGAGGAAATCTTTCAGGACGACCTGGAAAAGCTCCGCACTTATTATAAGGACCAGGGTTACCTCGACGTAGAGATCCCCGAGTCTGAGGTCGTGCTGGAGTATCCGGATGAAGGCGAGCTGAACGTCGTTATCCACATCCACGAGGGCCGTCGCTACTACATCGGTGATATCAATATCGAGGGTAACACCTTGTTCCCGACCGATGAACTGCTCCGCGCCATCCGCCTGCGTACGGGTGACCCCTTTTCTCCGAGCCAGATCGATCTGACGATCGAGAACCTCAAGGACTACTACGGTCAGGTTGGCTATCTGGATACCTTTGTACGTGTCGAGCGCTACCCGAATATCGAGGGCGGCACCATTGACCTTAAGTTTATCGTCACCGAGGGTGAGAAGTTTTTCGTCGAAAGCATCAACCTGCAGGGCAACACCAAGACGCGTAGCCGCGTGATTGTCCGCGAGCTTGCGCTCGCCCCGGGCGATACCTTTGACCTGGTGCGGATGAAAAGCAGCCAGGCCCGCTTGGAGAACACCCGCTTCTTTGACGAGGTCCGCCTCTCGCCCGAAGCCACCAACATCCCTGGTCGCCGCAATCTGCGCATCACGGTCAAGGAGGGGCAAACGGGTAACTTGACCTTTGGTGCCGGTTTCAGCTCGGTCGAGTCCATCGTTGGCTTTGTTGAGCTTTCACAGAGTAACTTCGACATCTTCAGCCCGGGCTCGTGGTTCCAGGGCGGTGGTCAGAAGTTCCGCCTGCGTATCTCTCTTGGCTCTCAGTCCAATCAGGTGCTGCTCGCTTTCGAAGAGCCCTGGCTCTGGGAACGTGAGCTGGCAGGTGGCTTCGAGCTCTACCGCACGGAGTCTAACTACCTGTCCGTCAACTATAACGAGTTGCGCATGGGGGCTACGTTCTATCTCCGCAAGCGCCTCTTCGAGCTGGTTGAGGGTAAGCTTTCCTACACGGTTGAAGACGTGAACATTAAGGACGTCAGCACGGGTGCTCCGCTGGATGTGCAGCAGCAGGCCGGTAACACCAGTGTGTCCAAGATCGGTTTTGAGTTGCTGCGTGATACGCGTAACAACCTGATCTTCCCGGATCGGGGGACGCGTCTGGAGAGCTTGACCGAGTTTGCCGGTGGCCCCTTGGGTGGCCAGACTGACTATGTGCGCCAGACACTCTCGGGTGCCATGTGGATCAAGACTTTTGACTGGGCCAACCAGGTGATCAGCTTCCGTGGCCGCACCGGTACCGTCATCCCATACGACAACAACGTCGTTCCCTTCTTCGACCAGTACTATCTGGGTGGTCCCTACAGCCTGCGTGGCTTCCAGTTCCGCGATGTTGGCCCGAAGCAGACGGACAAGAGTAAGCCCGGCTATGGGGAGACCTTGGGCGGTAACACCATGGCCTTCGCCTCGATCGAGTACACCTTCCAGATCCTTGAGCCTCTGCGCTTCGCCCTGTTCTATGACTGGGGCTATGTTAACTCTGGTGACTTGAACTGGGACCCGAGCGCCTACAACGACGACTACGGTTTTGGTTTCCGCATCCTGCTGATGGGGGCTCCGCTGAACATCGACTTCGGCTTCCCGCTCACCTCCGACGAGTTCAACGACGACGGTATGCAGTTCAATTTCTCCTTCGGTACGGTCTTCTAG
- the dnaB gene encoding replicative DNA helicase, translating to MATATSFQPSPDDSRRRKDSPAIARRVPYSIDMEQALLGSIILEGGSETMALCVQERVRDASFYNARHQLIYKAMIGLYEKQNPIDEITLGDRLRQDGNFEAAGGDAYLIELSNRIDTHAHLSYYIQRVRDAYLLREVIRFSNEAIEGAYDETQDVASFLEKTEQNIFSVSENRITDAAQPLEKSIDDAVQLVNNMIQNKGQITGVTTGFADLDKMTTGWHDGEMIVVAARPSMGKTSIALNMIEPAICPRPGHEAVGALMFSLEMPAEQLAMRLLCSRARVNMTKLRDGFVPKEKQQDIVRAAQELKGAPLMIDDSSGLTILELRAKARRVASQMKGKLGLIAVDYIQLVNGTDSRIPREQQIAEISRGMKGMAKELRVPVIVLAQLNRESEKEKRQPRISDLRESGSIEQDADVVLLLSKSRDHNEDEEMAAEAVPRDLIVAKQRNGPIGTVPLYFIKHLTRFENSQRHSA from the coding sequence GAGCAGGCCCTGCTCGGCTCCATTATCCTGGAAGGCGGTAGCGAGACCATGGCTCTGTGCGTGCAGGAGCGCGTCCGGGACGCCAGCTTCTACAATGCCCGCCACCAGCTCATCTACAAGGCGATGATCGGGCTCTATGAGAAGCAGAACCCCATCGACGAGATTACCCTGGGGGACCGTTTGCGTCAGGACGGGAACTTCGAGGCCGCCGGCGGCGATGCCTACCTGATCGAGCTTTCCAACCGCATCGACACCCACGCGCACCTCAGCTACTACATCCAGCGCGTGCGCGACGCCTACCTCCTGCGCGAAGTTATTCGCTTCTCTAACGAGGCTATTGAGGGCGCTTATGACGAGACACAGGACGTCGCCAGCTTCCTCGAAAAGACCGAGCAGAACATCTTCTCTGTCAGCGAGAACCGCATCACCGACGCTGCCCAGCCGCTGGAAAAGTCCATTGACGACGCTGTCCAGCTGGTCAACAACATGATCCAGAACAAGGGGCAGATCACCGGTGTGACAACCGGCTTTGCCGACCTGGACAAGATGACCACCGGCTGGCACGACGGGGAAATGATCGTCGTCGCCGCCCGTCCCTCGATGGGTAAGACCTCCATCGCCTTGAACATGATCGAGCCGGCCATCTGCCCGCGTCCGGGCCACGAGGCGGTCGGTGCGCTGATGTTTTCACTGGAAATGCCTGCCGAGCAGCTGGCCATGCGTCTGCTCTGCTCGCGGGCCCGGGTCAACATGACCAAGCTGCGCGACGGCTTCGTCCCGAAGGAAAAACAGCAGGACATCGTTCGCGCCGCTCAGGAGCTGAAGGGCGCCCCCCTCATGATCGATGACAGCTCCGGCCTGACCATCCTCGAGCTGCGTGCCAAGGCCCGCCGTGTGGCCAGCCAGATGAAGGGCAAGCTCGGCCTCATCGCCGTGGACTACATCCAGCTCGTCAATGGCACCGACTCACGCATCCCGCGTGAGCAGCAGATCGCAGAAATTTCCCGTGGTATGAAGGGCATGGCCAAGGAACTGCGCGTCCCCGTTATCGTCCTTGCACAGCTCAACCGTGAGTCTGAAAAAGAGAAGCGCCAGCCGCGTATTTCTGACCTGCGTGAGTCCGGCTCTATCGAGCAGGACGCCGACGTGGTCCTGCTCCTCTCCAAGTCCCGGGATCATAATGAGGATGAAGAAATGGCCGCCGAGGCCGTCCCGAGGGATTTAATCGTTGCCAAGCAGCGAAACGGCCCCATAGGAACTGTGCCTTTATATTTCATCAAGCACCTGACGCGTTTTGAAAATTCACAGAGACACTCTGCTTAG